A single region of the Leptodactylus fuscus isolate aLepFus1 chromosome 5, aLepFus1.hap2, whole genome shotgun sequence genome encodes:
- the SCAMP5 gene encoding secretory carrier-associated membrane protein 5: MAEKQNNFPPLPRFIPLKPCFYQDFETDIPDQHRTTTKRLYYLWMLNSITLAVNLIGCLAWMIGGGGAVNFGLAFLWLILFTPCSYVCWFRPIYKAFKTDSSFNFMAFFFTFMAQLVISIIQAVGIPGWGVCGWIATISFFGTNVGSAVVMLIPTIMFTAVAVFSFVALTKVHKFYRGAGGSLSKAQEEWTTGAWKNPHVQQAAQNAAFGAAQGAMTQQEPQYSATPNYGYSNQM, encoded by the exons ATGGCTG AGAAACAGAATAACTTCCCACCACTTCCCCGGTTCATACCACTTAAGCCCTGCTTCTATCAAGATTTCGAGACTGATATTCCTGACCAGCATCGTACAACAACCAAGCGCCTCTATTATCTATGGATGT TGAACAGTATTACATTGGCGGTGAATCTGATTGGCTGCTTAGCGTGGATGATTGGAGGAGGTGGAGCCGTCAATTTTGGCCTGGCGTTTCTTTGGCTCATCCTTTTCACTCCCTGCTCCTATGTGTGCTGGTTCAGACCTATTTACAAAGCGTTCAA GACAGACAGCTCCTTTAACTTCATGGCGTTCTTCTTTACTTTTATGGCTCAGTTGGTCATCAGCATAATACAGGCTGTTGGTATTCCTGGTTGGGGAGTCTG TGGATGGATTGCAACCATCTCCTTCTTTGGAACAAATGTGGGATCTGCCGTGGTGATGCTTATACCAACCATTATGTTTACAGCTGTAGCAGTATTTTCTTTCGTGGCATTGACCAAG GTACACAAGTTTTACCGTGGTGCTGGAGGCAGCCTTAGTAAGGCTCAAGAGGAGTGGACCACAGGTGCTTGGAAAAATCCCCATGTCCAGCAAGCAGCACAGAATGCAGCTTTTGGAGCAGCACAGGGTGCCATGACACAACAAGAACCTCAGTACTCTGCCACACCAAATTATGGTTATTCCAATCAAATGTGA
- the TERB2 gene encoding telomere repeats-binding bouquet formation protein 2 codes for MYKGLRGWFSQSVEHDLLHIWESEGGVILNSSHQADYLFSSDASHRDTHRIYNSPEYIEKRLTVFHASFLRSHIGLKAKPLVTLGHYILPPPSLHEEIRRKIGNFIWERDTSDIQQQRDQVDEPMDPEYDKRNTPDHEQVEHVRLHTLHKYPENNMFSGYTSIDQLRIFSGELHDFIPDASEYCVLYVQDESSDFPEIKTAHNKK; via the exons ATGTACAAAGGCCTGAGGGGCTGGTTTTCTCAGAGTGTAGAGCACGACCTCCTCCACATCTGGG AGTCTGAAGGTGGAGTCATTCTAAATTCAAGCCATCAAGCCGATTATCTCTTCAGTAGTGATGCATCTCACCGTGACACTCACAG AATATATAACAGTCCAGAGTATATTGAAAAGAGACTTACTGTTTTTCATGCAAGCTTCCTGAGATCACATATTGGATTGAAAGCCAAACCTTTGGTGACACTTGGGCACTATATTCTCCCACCACCCTCTCTTCATGAAG AGATCAGAAGGAAAATTGGCAACTTCATTTGGGAACGAGACACCTCAGATATCCAGCAG CAACGAGATCAAGTGGATGAGCCAATGGACCCTGAATATGACAAAAG GAACACACCTGACCATGAACAAGTAGAGCATGTGAGGCTCCACACCCTTCATAAGTACCCCGAAAATAACATGTTTTCAG GTTACACTTCCATTGATCAATTGAGGATATTCTCCGGAGAACTGCATGATTTTATACCTGATGCTTCAGAGTATTGTGTTTTATATGTACAGGATGAAAGTAGTGATTTTCCAGAGATTAAAACAGCACACAATAAAAAATAA